In one Nicotiana sylvestris chromosome 8, ASM39365v2, whole genome shotgun sequence genomic region, the following are encoded:
- the LOC138875875 gene encoding uncharacterized protein, whose translation MGEPEIEISRTDHNHPLYLRESNTPGVEFIDIKPTGQENYGLWSRAMRTTLLVKNKLGFLEGTWVKSSFKDELANQWDICNVAVLSWIEKTVAVEFQPSIIYASNASNVWGEFKERFDKSNLTQTFRLWKMIGSLTQGTDSVTVYYSKMKDLWDEMDLLVVGSGCDCEETRPFIEQFRNLKLLQFLVGLNESYNHVTSQVLLKTPILTVNQAYALVI comes from the coding sequence ATGGGAGAACCAGAGATTGAAATTTCTCGAACTGATCACAATCATCCTTTGTACTTGAGAGAATCGAACACACCTGGTGTAGAGTTCATCGACATAAAACCCACAGGACAAGAAAATTATGGTCTGTGGAGTCGAGCTATGCGAACAACATTATTGGTGAAAAATAAATTAGGTTTCCTAGAAGGAACCTGGGTAAAAAGCTCTTTCAAAGATGAATTGGCAAATCAATGGGATATATGTAACGTTGCAGTGCTGTCATGGATCGAAAAAACAGTGGCGGTGGAATTTCAACCTAGTATCATTTATGCATCAAATGCGTCGAACGTTTGGGGCGAATTTAAGGAACGATTTGATAAATCGAATCTAACTCAGACTTTTCGACTGTGGAAGATGATAGGGTCATTAACTCAAGGTACTGATTCAGTCACTGTTTATTACTCAAaaatgaaagatttatgggatgaaaTGGATTTGTTAGTGGTAGGATCTGGATGTGATTGTGAGGAGACGAGGCCTTTTATTGAACAATTCAGAAATCTAAAACTTTTACAGTTTTTAGTTGGTCTAAATGAAAGCTATAATCATGTGACAAGTCAGGTGCTACTCAAAACACCTATTTTGACAGTTAATCAGGCATATGCCTTGGTCATATAA
- the LOC138875873 gene encoding uncharacterized protein, with protein MLAGKNQTFNQGFKAKPGLICDFCGYKGHLKENCYKIIGYPPDFKSKKKAPIQGVKPYANAATTEKGNASSTQSTNGNFLTEDQYKQLLNLLNKQDTGDCHSLMAGINALLSNAFDYEWILDSRASHHITFHKEIMHDVKDCSAHNDSGVQGLYNEKRRLMPTAAMVTNNANNLVLWYMRLGHPSTNAIQHIQQSEVIVILKNFFSMVKNQFGVTVKTLRSDNGTEFFNSNCNELFSSLGIVHQSTCPYTPQQNGVIGKKHRRILEVARALKFQSSIPNRFWGECVKTAVYLLNKWPTSILKGRSPHELLYNKPLDINHLRVFGCLCYARNLSRGDKFSPRANRCMLVGN; from the exons ATGCTAGCTGGAAAGAATCAGACATTCAATCAAGGATTTAAGGCAAAACCAGGCTTGATTTGTGATTTTTGTGGGTATAAGGGTCACTTGAAGGAGAATTGTTACAAAATTATAGGATATCCTCCGGATTTCAAGAGTAAGAAGAAAGCACCAATACAAGGAGTCAAGCCTTATGCTAATGCTGCTACAACAGAAAAGGGGAATGCATCAAGCACACAGTCCACAAATGGGAATTTCCTCACAGAGGATCAATACAAGCAGCTGTTGAACCTTCTGAACAAACAAGACACAGGTGACTGTCACTCACTTATGGCAGGTATAAATGCATTGTTATCAAATGCTTTTGACTATGAATGGATATTAGATTCAAGAGCCTCACATCATATTACCTTTCATAAGGAGATTATGCATGATGTTAAGGATTGTAGTGCACACAATGATAGTGGAGTGCAA GGTCTTTATAATGAGAAG AGGAGATTAATGCCTACAGCAGCAATGGTTACCAACAATGCAAATAATTTAGTTCTTTGGTATATGAGACTGGGGCATCCTTCAACAAATGCAATACAACATATTCAACAG AGTGAAGTAATAGTTATCTTGAAGAATTTCTTTTCAATGGTCAAAAATCAGTTTGGAGTGACTGTTAAGACATTGAGATCTGACAATGGCACTGAATTCTTCAACTCCAATTGCAATGAACTATTTTCTTCATTAGGAATTGTTCATCAGAGTACTTGTCCCTACACACCTCAACAGAATGGGGTGATAGGAAAGAAGCATAGACGCATTCTAGAAGTAGCTAGAGCTCTGAAGTTCCAAAGTTCAATTCCTAATAGATTTTGGGGGGAGTGTGTTAAGACTGCTGTGTACCTACTTAATAAATGGCCTACTTCTATTTTAAAAGGAAGATCACCACATGAGCTTCTATACAACAAGCCACTTGACATAAATCATCTTAGGGTGTTTGGTTGCCTCTGTTATGCTAGAAACCTTTCAAGAGGAGATAAATTCAGTCCAAGAGCAAATAGATGTATGCTGGTAGGGAATTGA